A stretch of DNA from Thermanaerosceptrum fracticalcis:
CTTTTTCAGCGGGATATCTTTGTTGCTGAATCTTTTTTTCCATTTCAGGACAAAAAGCCGGGTCATTTAGAAAAGCTTGCTGTGCTATCAAAATAGCAGCTTTATCTTTGCCAAGCTCTCTTCTTGTCAGCTCAATAAGTTCAGCCAGTTCCTGGTAGGATTTCTCTTTAGCCAGCTGCAGTCGCCCAAGCTCAAAATTGATTTCGGCTGCCGCTATTGTTTCACGTACAGACCTCATTTGATTATCAAAGGGCTTGTAAAGAAGGACTTTGCCTAAACGTATCCCTTCCGATACGCCTGTACCCCTGAGGGTTATACCCGCCATTAGGATTCACCAAACCTTTGTTCTACCAATTCCACCAGTGCTTGTACAGCCTTTCCTGCATCCTTTCCGTCAGCCTCGATAGTAATTTTCGTGCCGCAGGTCAAAGCCAGAGCCATCACTCCCAGGATGCTTTTCGCGTTTGCTTCGGCTCCGTCTTCTTTTTTTACTTTAATTTCCGCTTCGAATTCGCTGGCTTTTTGCACGAATAGCTGCGCGGGCCTGGCATGCAGGCCGGTTTCATTTGCAATAGTTAGCTCTTTTCTGACCACTAATAAGACCTCCCTTAAACTGTTTCCAAAACCTGCATAACGTCTTCCGGCGACTTAGCTTCCTGTAACTGGTTGCGAAATTTTTCGTGCATAAGTTTACGGGCTATCGCAGCTAAAATCTGCAGGTGCTCATTTTCCGCCTGTTCTTCCGGAACAGCAATTAAAAACACCACGGAAACAGGTCCGCCGTCAAGAGACTGCCAATCGATAGGCCGGGCCAGCTTAGCAAATCCTAAGGCCGGCGCTACTACCCCCCAGGATTTACCATGTGGAATAGCAACCCCAAATCCCACAGCGGTGGTTCCCTCTTGTTCACGTTTTTTCACCGCCTGCACATAAGCTTCTTTATTGGTAACAACACCGGTTTTCACCATTTGTTCGACCATTTTTTCAATGCATTCTTCTTTAGTTTGAACTTCAAGGGATAACTGGATTCTGTCCTTGTTAATGATTTTCGCCAGCTTCATGGGGTATATCCTTTCGTTTAAAATTTTATTTTTCAGCCACAGCTTTACTGTGTTTGAGCAAGTTGACCATTAGGGCAGTAATCACGGTTCCTGCGATTATGGCAATGGTGTACATGAATAAATTGCCTACAGCATTTGGAATGGGTAAGACAAAAATGCCACCATGGGGAGCACGTAAAGTTGCTTTGAATAACATGGAAAGTGCTCCTGTTACTGCGGAACCGGTCATGATAGCCGGAATCACACGGAACGGGTCGGCAGCAGCAAAGGGTATGGCTCCTTCTGTGATAAAGGAGATCCCAAGGACAGCGGCTGCTTTCCCCGCTTCTCTTTCTTCCACAGTATATTTCTTGGGAGCAAGCAGCGTTGCCAGCCACAAACCTAAAGGCGGTGTCATACCGGCAGCCATGACGGCAGCCATTGGTTCATAAATTCCATTTCCTAAAAGTCCAACACCAAAAGTGTAGGCAGCTTTGTTTACCGGGCCGCCCATATCAAAGGCCATCATGGCCCCTAAAATCAGACCAAGAACAACGGCATTAGTGCTACTTAAGCCCGACAGCCAATTGGTCAGAGCATCCATGATAACTTTCACAGGGTTACCAACAACGTAAACCATCAGTAAACCAGTTACTAATGTTGCTAGGAAAGGTATGATTAAGATGGGTTTTAAACCCTCCAGGTTTTTGGGAAGCTTAATGGAATCTTTCAGCCATTTGGCGATATAACCGGCGATAAAACCGGCCAAAATCCCACCAAGAAAACCGGCACCAATTTTTGAGGCCAGCATGCCGCCTACTAATCCAGGTGCAAGACCGGGTTTTTCGGCAATGGAGTAAGCAATGAAACCGGCCAGAATCGGCACCATCAAGGCAAAAGCTGCACCGCCTCCGATGTCCATTAAAGCGGCAGCTAAAGTACCTTGTTGTTTAAATGCTTCAATCCCAAAGATAAAAGAGATAGCAATAATCAGACCGCCGGCAACTACCAAAGGAATCATAAAGGAAACGCCGTTCATCAAATGCTTGTAAATACCTGTACGCTGGGCACTGCGCTCCGCTTTTGTTTTTTGCACCTGCGCAATGTAATCCTGGGCTGTTGGCTTTGTGTTTACCGCCTCATCCAATAATTTACCGGGATTTTTAATAGCCTCGTTGACGGACGCCTTAATTACAGGTTTTCCATGGAAACGCCCCTCATCAACATCGGTATCTGCGGCAATAATGATAGCATGGGCCTCGGCGATTTCCTCTGTTGTTAAAGCATTTTCAACACCAACAGCGCCGCGGGTTTCAACCTTCACCTCAACATTTTTCCCCTCAGCTGCTTTTTTAATCGCTTCGGCAGCCATATAGGTATGGGCGATACCAGTAGGGCACGCGGTAACAGCTAAAATTTTTTTCATGTTTCTTTCCTCCCTTACTTACAAGCTTGCAATTTTAAGCTAGATACGTACAACACGTACTTCATGTAATAACCCCTGTACTTCAGCCAGGGAACAAACTTCCGTTCCCGGTTTGGAAGCCGTCACCGTACCTGCAGCAGCAGCCCAACGTGCCACTTCATGCAGCGGTTTATTTTCCAGAAAGGCATAAGCCATAGCAGCTACCATTGAATCTCCCGCTCCCACAGTGCTATTGGGAATAATGGGGAAAGGTGTTACCAGGTAAACTTCATCATTGCTCAGAACAATGGCTCCTCGACTTCCCATAGAAATAACTACAACTGTAACACCTTTTTTGAGCAGCTCCCGCCCGGCGGCAATTATATCCTTTTCTGTTGAGAGTGGACTTTCTGCTAACTGTTCAAGCTCGTGGATATTGGGCTTTACCGCAAAGGGCCGGGCTTTAATGCCTTCTTTTAAGGCCAGACCTTCAGCATCAAGAATAGTCTTAACATTCTGCTTTTTGGCCAGCTCGATATAGTGATAATATATATCCTCTGAAACCCCCTGGGGCAAACTTCCTCCCAGCACCAGCACGGAAGTATGCTGTAAAAAGTAAGACAGTTTGTGGCCTAACTTTACTAAATCTTCGGGGAGTACTTCAAAACCCGGCTCATTAATTTCCGTTGTCACTTTTCTTTCATTATCAACAATTTTTAAATTGGTACGCGTAACGCCTCGGACCTTGACAAACCCTGTTTTTATCCCCATATCCTTTAAAGCCCTTTGAACAACTTCCCCTTGGTAACGACCAATAAATCCTGTGGCAATTACATCAACAGAAAATTTTTGCAGCACCTTGGCCACGTTAATGCCTTTTCCCCCGGGATCTAATCGTGTTTGCATGACGCGATTCAGGCCGCCAACTTCCAAACGGGGAATGGTGATCGTTTTATCCAAGGCAGGGTTTAGTGTGACTGTTACAACTTTGGACTGCATAGCTTCCTCCTAGGGGTGGACAATGTGTACTCTGACACCTATTGTTTCCAGTTTAGCAACGATACTTTCATCGACTGCATCATCCATCACAATTTGGTCGATTTCAGCCAGATCAGCTATTTTAGCAAAAGATACTTTCCCAACTTTACTATGGTCTGCTAATAAGATGACTTGTTTTGCCGATTTGATCATCCGCCGCTTGATGGCTGCTTCTGTTAAATTGGGTGTTGTCAATCCTTCCTCCACATCTAATCCGTTGGTAGCTAAAAAAGCTTTGTCAACGCGAATCATGCTTAGGGATTGTTCCGCCATGGGCCCTACCATGGCAAGTGTCTCTTTTCTGAGCATCCCTCCTGTTACCAACACTTCAATTCCCGGATAAGTTAACAGTTTTTGCACATGATTGAAAGCGTTGGTGACAACCGTTAATTTGGAAAATGATTTTAATTCTTTAACCAGCTCAAAAGTTGTTGTACCGGCATCAATAAAAATGGTGTCTCCTTCTTCAATCAGTTCAACAGTTTTTTGGGCGATGGCCCGTTTTTCTTTTAAATAAGCAACCTTCTTTTCACCAAAGGTAGGTTCAAATTTCACACTGCGTAAAGATATAGCGCCACCATGTGTCCGCTTTAACAGTTTTACATCTTCCAGTTCTTTAAGATCCCGGCGAATCGTTGACTCGGACGCCTGGAAAATTTCACTCAATTCCTGTACCGAAGCTCTGCCGTGACTTTGAACGTAGTCTAAAATTTTTTCCTTTCGCTCTTCACCGTACAATATGACACCCCCTTTCCTTGAGCATTGGAAACTAATAATTAGCCAGTTGGTACACGGCTACTTGCGTATATTTGAGTGTTTCATTAATTATTCCTGAACGTTTTTGCTTAATTATGATTATATTTGATTGTTTTCGCAATTTCAATCATTTTTTTAAATAAAAAGAGCACCGCTATGCGGACATAGCTGTGCTCTTAGTTCCTTGCTGTATCAGGGAACGCAGTTCAGTTCCTGAGATTTTTTCTTTCTCTTTGAGGTGTTTCACTATGCATAAAATCATCTCTTTATTTTCATTCAGTATTTCTAATACATTATTTTCCTGTTGGCGCAGGATTTCCTGGCAAACTTGATAGAATTCATTTTCCGGTAAATGATCCGGGGATACTACACCAAGCCTTGATAAGCCACTGGAAACAATTTTTTGCGTTAATTCCAGAGCCCGTTGAAAGTCATTGGTGGCCCCTGTACTTTTTTCGCCTAAATGAATTTCTTCGCTCAGGGCCCCGGCCAGGAGAATCATGATCTGGTTTTCCAGTGCTGTTTTTGTATAAAGAGGTTCGTCTTCTTCCTGGGTATGACGAACATAACCCAGTGCATTGCCGCGAGAGGTTACTGTTACCTGGTCTACCGAGCCGGGTTTTAAGAATTCACTCATTAAAGCATGCCCTGCTTCGTGAATGGCCACTCTGTGCAAGGTAGTGCTGCTTGCCCGGTTACCCAGTTTTTCGCCGAGAATCACTTTGTCCACGGCTTCTCTCAGATGTGTCTGCTTAATAAAAGGACTCTTATCCCGCAGGGCCAGGATAGCTGCTTCGTTGGTTACATTTTCCAGATGGGCCCCGGAA
This window harbors:
- a CDS encoding HPr family phosphocarrier protein, which translates into the protein MVRKELTIANETGLHARPAQLFVQKASEFEAEIKVKKEDGAEANAKSILGVMALALTCGTKITIEADGKDAGKAVQALVELVEQRFGES
- a CDS encoding PTS sugar transporter subunit IIA, encoding MKLAKIINKDRIQLSLEVQTKEECIEKMVEQMVKTGVVTNKEAYVQAVKKREQEGTTAVGFGVAIPHGKSWGVVAPALGFAKLARPIDWQSLDGGPVSVVFLIAVPEEQAENEHLQILAAIARKLMHEKFRNQLQEAKSPEDVMQVLETV
- a CDS encoding PTS fructose transporter subunit IIC; the protein is MKKILAVTACPTGIAHTYMAAEAIKKAAEGKNVEVKVETRGAVGVENALTTEEIAEAHAIIIAADTDVDEGRFHGKPVIKASVNEAIKNPGKLLDEAVNTKPTAQDYIAQVQKTKAERSAQRTGIYKHLMNGVSFMIPLVVAGGLIIAISFIFGIEAFKQQGTLAAALMDIGGGAAFALMVPILAGFIAYSIAEKPGLAPGLVGGMLASKIGAGFLGGILAGFIAGYIAKWLKDSIKLPKNLEGLKPILIIPFLATLVTGLLMVYVVGNPVKVIMDALTNWLSGLSSTNAVVLGLILGAMMAFDMGGPVNKAAYTFGVGLLGNGIYEPMAAVMAAGMTPPLGLWLATLLAPKKYTVEEREAGKAAAVLGISFITEGAIPFAAADPFRVIPAIMTGSAVTGALSMLFKATLRAPHGGIFVLPIPNAVGNLFMYTIAIIAGTVITALMVNLLKHSKAVAEK
- the pfkB gene encoding 1-phosphofructokinase; the protein is MQSKVVTVTLNPALDKTITIPRLEVGGLNRVMQTRLDPGGKGINVAKVLQKFSVDVIATGFIGRYQGEVVQRALKDMGIKTGFVKVRGVTRTNLKIVDNERKVTTEINEPGFEVLPEDLVKLGHKLSYFLQHTSVLVLGGSLPQGVSEDIYYHYIELAKKQNVKTILDAEGLALKEGIKARPFAVKPNIHELEQLAESPLSTEKDIIAAGRELLKKGVTVVVISMGSRGAIVLSNDEVYLVTPFPIIPNSTVGAGDSMVAAMAYAFLENKPLHEVARWAAAAGTVTASKPGTEVCSLAEVQGLLHEVRVVRI
- a CDS encoding DeoR/GlpR family DNA-binding transcription regulator, whose amino-acid sequence is MYGEERKEKILDYVQSHGRASVQELSEIFQASESTIRRDLKELEDVKLLKRTHGGAISLRSVKFEPTFGEKKVAYLKEKRAIAQKTVELIEEGDTIFIDAGTTTFELVKELKSFSKLTVVTNAFNHVQKLLTYPGIEVLVTGGMLRKETLAMVGPMAEQSLSMIRVDKAFLATNGLDVEEGLTTPNLTEAAIKRRMIKSAKQVILLADHSKVGKVSFAKIADLAEIDQIVMDDAVDESIVAKLETIGVRVHIVHP